A part of Agarilytica rhodophyticola genomic DNA contains:
- a CDS encoding TetR/AcrR family transcriptional regulator → MNPKEILMGFAQYGVQKTSMEDIAKRAGLSRQSIYKRFGSKDGVLEWALTSYINQVYEAGTNALKELSSCDPKQTVLTAFVHWIGDGVPLIKTTAHGAEILDSGIKLAQESSTDWEGDFMRMLSGFIASSGLTDSMEDAIERSFVLHVASKGVLLKSQTVEEFSEGMKRVIYIVFR, encoded by the coding sequence ATGAATCCAAAAGAGATACTGATGGGCTTTGCCCAGTACGGTGTACAGAAAACGTCAATGGAAGATATAGCAAAACGCGCAGGGCTTTCACGACAGTCCATATACAAGCGTTTTGGCTCCAAAGACGGCGTGCTAGAGTGGGCCCTAACCTCTTACATCAACCAGGTGTACGAAGCTGGCACTAACGCTCTTAAAGAACTTTCATCTTGCGACCCAAAGCAAACGGTTTTAACCGCCTTTGTGCATTGGATTGGCGATGGTGTGCCGCTAATTAAAACAACGGCACATGGTGCAGAGATTTTGGACTCGGGTATCAAACTGGCACAGGAGAGCTCTACCGATTGGGAAGGGGATTTTATGCGTATGTTGTCTGGGTTTATTGCTTCTTCAGGCTTAACAGATTCAATGGAAGACGCCATTGAAAGGTCTTTCGTTCTGCATGTTGCGTCGAAAGGGGTACTATTAAAATCACAAACGGTCGAAGAGTTTTCTGAAGGTATGAAACGCGTTATTTATATCGTATTTAGGTAA
- a CDS encoding oxidoreductase — MADKTIVNSGFKTWNPDQLPNLKGKTYLITGGNAGLGFETAKHLGKAGADIILACRSLEKAEKARQQLISHVNGLVEVVQLDLSDLNSVHKAAGEIHQKYEKLDGLINNAGLMQTPQQKTAQGFEMQVGTNHLGHFLLTGLLLDLIEKAAGRVVVLSSLAHKFGTLNLDDYMSEKNYSPTGAYINSKNSNLMFAFELDRKLKEAGSKVICIAAHPGYSNTNLQSTGPKGLFNWIYKLTNPLFAQAADQGALPAVLAAAGLEAKRGAYYGPQKMNEYRGPVGDAKVAAHALDKSLWKKLWALSEDLVGYRWRFPAKTL, encoded by the coding sequence ATGGCAGACAAAACTATCGTCAACTCTGGTTTTAAAACGTGGAATCCGGATCAGTTACCTAACCTTAAAGGCAAAACTTATCTTATAACCGGGGGAAACGCCGGACTTGGCTTTGAAACAGCTAAACATCTAGGCAAGGCAGGCGCTGACATAATTTTGGCATGTCGTTCACTAGAAAAAGCAGAAAAGGCTCGCCAACAATTGATAAGCCATGTGAATGGGCTTGTCGAAGTGGTGCAACTTGACTTAAGTGACCTAAATTCAGTACACAAAGCCGCCGGAGAAATTCATCAAAAATATGAAAAGCTAGATGGGCTAATCAATAATGCTGGGTTAATGCAAACACCTCAGCAAAAAACAGCACAGGGGTTTGAAATGCAAGTAGGAACCAACCATCTAGGGCATTTTCTCTTAACAGGATTACTTCTGGATTTGATTGAAAAAGCTGCTGGTAGAGTCGTGGTGTTATCAAGTTTGGCACACAAGTTCGGCACATTAAACTTAGATGATTATATGTCCGAAAAGAACTATTCGCCAACAGGGGCTTATATTAATAGCAAAAATTCTAATCTGATGTTTGCCTTCGAGCTTGACCGTAAATTAAAGGAAGCAGGCAGCAAAGTGATTTGTATTGCCGCTCATCCTGGATATTCCAATACCAACTTACAAAGCACTGGGCCAAAGGGCTTATTCAACTGGATATACAAGCTTACTAATCCACTGTTTGCCCAAGCTGCTGATCAAGGAGCACTTCCTGCAGTACTTGCAGCGGCCGGGCTTGAAGCAAAACGCGGTGCATACTACGGCCCACAAAAAATGAACGAATATCGAGGCCCTGTTGGTGATGCAAAAGTTGCTGCTCATGCTTTAGATAAATCACTTTGGAAAAAGTTATGGGCTCTAAGCGAAGATTTGGTGGGCTATCGATGGAGATTTCCAGCTAAAACTTTATAA
- a CDS encoding winged helix-turn-helix transcriptional regulator, translating into MKRKSLAHYNCSWAQAAEAVGDRWSIMIIRDAFYGVKTFSAFAKNIGIAKNILSQRLEHLQNHKILEKRPISVGSQRFEYCLTEKGFALFPVIAALGQWGDKWIFGEGKEPLIVVDLENKEPIEQMEVKSSDGRVLTLRDITFKAGPGATDETKKIAEQIRLSLS; encoded by the coding sequence ATGAAAAGAAAATCTTTAGCACACTATAATTGCAGCTGGGCTCAAGCTGCTGAAGCAGTTGGTGATAGGTGGTCGATTATGATAATTCGCGACGCGTTTTATGGGGTGAAAACCTTCTCGGCCTTTGCTAAAAATATTGGTATAGCAAAAAACATTTTATCTCAGCGTTTAGAACATTTGCAAAATCATAAAATACTGGAAAAGCGTCCAATAAGTGTCGGCTCTCAAAGGTTTGAATATTGTTTAACCGAAAAAGGCTTTGCTCTTTTTCCTGTGATTGCAGCTCTTGGACAATGGGGAGACAAATGGATCTTTGGTGAAGGTAAAGAACCACTAATTGTTGTTGATCTAGAAAACAAAGAGCCAATTGAGCAAATGGAAGTTAAATCCTCAGATGGACGTGTGCTTACACTAAGAGATATCACTTTTAAAGCAGGTCCTGGCGCAACTGATGAAACGAAAAAAATAGCCGAACAAATAAGATTAAGCTTGTCGTGA
- a CDS encoding alpha/beta hydrolase yields the protein MPKTHLIRMLVFIAAFISATVYAAVEYPKAVVPESVEKHKITIWSDGRGLDGDIYRPKNLAKDEKVPAIVTSHGWGGNKETAARYAIKFAQEGFIVLTFTHNTWGNSAGNIIVKDVNLALDKNGDTKANVHLIRNVVDPVDWVNNIRSAIDYLAGEPNVDIQRIGAWGTSFGGGVTLAAVAGDSRIAALVTQVGAFPELAGANLAHAQKRAIDIARGNLPAIPENLDAFPGLNGAPNLARFLFYKPLKSSDDLTIPTLLIAAEKEQFFKNEEHSHKVYNKLHQRANMVTKYHVIKNIDHYGIYFDGYKEGSSLAVEWFNKYLQ from the coding sequence ATGCCTAAAACACATTTGATCCGAATGTTAGTTTTTATTGCTGCTTTTATTTCTGCGACAGTTTATGCCGCCGTGGAATATCCCAAAGCTGTCGTACCAGAATCAGTAGAGAAACATAAAATTACCATCTGGAGTGACGGGAGAGGCTTAGACGGTGATATTTATCGCCCTAAAAATTTAGCTAAAGATGAGAAGGTTCCAGCAATCGTGACAAGTCATGGATGGGGAGGCAATAAGGAAACTGCTGCCAGATACGCGATAAAATTTGCACAAGAGGGTTTTATAGTTCTTACCTTTACTCATAATACCTGGGGAAATTCAGCGGGCAATATCATAGTTAAAGATGTTAATTTAGCTTTAGATAAGAACGGTGATACGAAAGCAAATGTGCACCTAATTAGGAATGTTGTAGACCCTGTTGATTGGGTTAATAATATTCGCTCAGCCATTGACTATCTTGCTGGAGAGCCAAATGTGGATATACAAAGAATAGGGGCTTGGGGCACAAGTTTTGGTGGCGGGGTAACATTGGCTGCTGTCGCAGGTGATAGCAGAATTGCTGCACTTGTTACCCAAGTTGGTGCTTTTCCAGAGCTGGCGGGGGCAAATTTAGCCCATGCACAAAAACGGGCGATTGATATTGCAAGAGGTAACTTACCCGCTATCCCGGAGAATTTAGATGCATTTCCAGGCCTTAATGGTGCGCCCAACCTTGCAAGGTTCCTTTTTTACAAGCCACTTAAGAGTTCTGATGATTTAACTATACCAACACTATTAATAGCCGCTGAGAAAGAGCAGTTTTTTAAGAATGAAGAGCATAGTCATAAGGTATATAATAAGTTGCATCAACGGGCAAATATGGTGACAAAATATCACGTAATAAAAAATATAGATCATTACGGTATCTATTTTGATGGATATAAAGAGGGTAGCTCTTTAGCAGTGGAATGGTTTAACAAATATCTACAATGA
- a CDS encoding MBL fold metallo-hydrolase, giving the protein MSKLDNMLSKKSLIVLVIVLLLVLLILFLNASSGVTRNYKGFSVSTFSESFINVHLISDGTNHFLIDSGLDKQFGKIEKFLLDHRVDPKNLKAIIVTHGHHDHAGTAAYFQNKYGIKIIGGAGDLKLFDQGKNDRLCSTGTLASLRHPLDQSGKYPTFTPDIVINNRAELAPITGISGFIEPVPGHTEGSLVIVVGKVAFVGDMFRGSMTRKDKAEMHFYQCNITKLKEGLEKTLKQLALNVDIFFPSHMGPVSRKSVENLLNEMVP; this is encoded by the coding sequence ATGAGTAAGCTAGATAATATGCTGAGCAAGAAATCATTAATCGTTTTAGTGATAGTGCTTCTATTAGTACTTTTAATTCTTTTTTTAAACGCTAGTAGTGGCGTTACTCGGAACTATAAAGGTTTTTCTGTTAGCACTTTCTCTGAATCTTTCATTAACGTGCACCTAATTAGTGATGGTACGAATCACTTTCTTATCGATTCTGGACTAGATAAACAATTTGGAAAAATTGAAAAATTCCTACTAGATCATAGAGTCGACCCTAAAAACCTAAAGGCCATTATAGTGACTCATGGTCATCACGATCACGCTGGGACGGCAGCATATTTTCAGAATAAATATGGCATTAAAATAATAGGTGGAGCAGGTGATCTTAAGCTGTTTGATCAAGGTAAAAATGATAGATTATGTTCAACAGGAACGTTAGCATCTCTTCGTCACCCGCTTGATCAAAGTGGAAAATACCCAACATTTACGCCAGATATAGTAATAAATAATAGGGCAGAGCTTGCTCCAATTACTGGTATCTCAGGCTTCATAGAACCAGTTCCTGGACATACAGAAGGTTCATTGGTTATTGTTGTTGGAAAAGTCGCTTTTGTCGGTGATATGTTTCGAGGTAGCATGACAAGAAAAGATAAAGCTGAAATGCATTTTTACCAATGTAATATAACGAAACTTAAAGAAGGACTGGAAAAAACCCTAAAACAATTAGCGCTAAATGTGGATATTTTTTTTCCTTCCCATATGGGGCCAGTATCGAGGAAGTCTGTAGAAAATTTATTAAATGAGATGGTACCTTAA
- a CDS encoding response regulator transcription factor, producing the protein MANILIVEDEKKLADFLHRGLEGEGYCCDWVATVDELLSRLNGDTYDLILLDRMLGDADTIDYLTHIRQKQPQVMILVLTALHEIEDKVEGLHAGADDYLGKPFDFDELLARILALLRRTKNFIKDDSEILEQGVLQINIESQRILLNKSQVGLTQLEFRLLKLFLSNPEKVLTRERILSKIWGTNSDPMTNIVDVYIRRLRKKLSESAALPQDSGEIFIETVRGAGYRLGSCNLQ; encoded by the coding sequence ATGGCTAATATATTAATTGTTGAAGATGAAAAAAAACTCGCGGACTTTCTCCATAGAGGTTTAGAAGGCGAAGGTTATTGCTGTGATTGGGTTGCTACAGTGGATGAACTACTGAGTAGACTAAACGGCGATACATACGATTTAATCCTACTTGACCGTATGCTCGGTGATGCCGATACAATTGACTATCTAACTCATATTCGACAAAAACAGCCACAAGTAATGATATTAGTTCTAACAGCATTACATGAAATTGAAGATAAAGTTGAGGGTTTACACGCCGGCGCTGATGATTATTTAGGAAAACCTTTTGACTTTGATGAACTTCTCGCACGTATTCTAGCGTTACTTCGCCGCACTAAGAATTTTATAAAAGATGATTCAGAAATCCTTGAGCAGGGTGTACTACAGATAAATATAGAAAGCCAACGGATATTATTAAACAAATCGCAAGTTGGATTGACACAGCTAGAATTTAGACTGTTAAAATTATTTCTTTCTAATCCCGAAAAAGTATTAACTAGAGAAAGGATATTAAGCAAGATCTGGGGTACGAACTCAGACCCCATGACAAATATTGTCGATGTATATATTCGACGCTTACGCAAAAAACTCAGTGAGTCAGCTGCTTTACCCCAAGATAGTGGTGAAATATTTATTGAAACCGTCAGAGGCGCGGGTTACCGCCTAGGTTCGTGTAATCTGCAATAG
- a CDS encoding sensor histidine kinase yields the protein MYRRKLSIFAGSTLFLIVVTSVMVVTTSQITRSNLKQNEIAQSLLTEHLIVSSTSYRLFKQLTDELIFGRDANQAEVRNKRAIIEQSIAKIKMLEEKQRQALGAVATQGTIEDTNALSVLIDDIIIEFRAIINKADSKRLAQQQRVQQLLEVTIDNRFREAINAAVTRQSNVVATLNARIEAFNQSLFWYSVLLAILAVPIVIFGCYWLVGILYQPLNSIRLGSEAIAQGNYQYRISRGFDAEFDAIAASFNSMAEELLQQREQVTNATRELEFQVAKRTTELTNANKLLQDKDKARREFLADISHELRTPLTIIRGEVQVTLRQQSITEEDYQSTLKNVLEQSLSLSRLVDDLLLVARFESGKLRVTPQTVNIREFISETTKQIQTLIERKNAALKVSIQEGLSIAKFDPERIAQVIMVVLDNSLNYSNEGGTIKFECYLIDNTIKIMICDEGEGIAPEMIPYIFDRYFRGANSRSSQGAGLGLAIAKTIVQSHGGTIDVVSTLGEGSQFTILLPQESPTDG from the coding sequence ATGTATAGACGAAAACTTTCCATATTCGCCGGCTCAACGCTTTTTTTAATTGTTGTTACTTCAGTAATGGTAGTTACAACATCGCAAATTACTCGCTCAAACCTAAAGCAAAACGAAATTGCACAGTCCCTACTTACTGAACATCTGATTGTCTCAAGTACATCCTACCGCCTATTTAAACAGCTGACTGACGAGCTTATTTTCGGACGAGATGCGAACCAGGCAGAGGTGCGCAACAAAAGAGCTATTATAGAACAGTCCATAGCTAAGATAAAAATGCTAGAAGAAAAGCAACGGCAAGCATTAGGAGCCGTTGCGACTCAGGGCACTATCGAAGATACAAACGCACTAAGCGTTTTAATTGATGATATTATTATTGAGTTCAGGGCCATAATTAACAAAGCAGATTCAAAGCGCTTGGCTCAACAACAACGTGTGCAGCAATTGCTAGAAGTTACAATTGATAACCGTTTTCGAGAGGCAATTAATGCTGCAGTTACTCGGCAGAGTAATGTTGTAGCCACACTTAATGCGCGAATAGAAGCGTTCAATCAATCGCTGTTTTGGTATTCCGTATTACTTGCAATTTTGGCCGTGCCAATAGTGATTTTTGGATGTTATTGGTTGGTCGGAATTCTTTATCAACCTTTAAATTCAATTCGCTTGGGTAGTGAAGCTATCGCTCAGGGTAATTATCAATATCGCATTTCCCGTGGTTTCGATGCAGAGTTCGATGCGATTGCAGCATCGTTTAACTCGATGGCAGAGGAATTATTGCAACAGCGGGAACAAGTGACTAACGCCACCCGTGAACTCGAATTTCAAGTTGCTAAGCGAACCACAGAGCTCACTAATGCCAATAAGCTTCTACAAGATAAGGATAAAGCAAGACGCGAATTCTTAGCTGATATTAGCCATGAGTTACGAACACCATTGACTATTATCCGAGGAGAGGTGCAAGTAACACTAAGACAACAGTCAATCACCGAAGAAGATTATCAGTCGACACTAAAAAATGTCCTTGAGCAATCTCTCAGCTTAAGCCGCCTGGTGGATGACTTATTACTAGTGGCACGCTTCGAATCGGGGAAGCTCAGAGTAACACCACAAACAGTAAATATTCGCGAATTTATTAGCGAAACAACGAAACAGATTCAAACCTTAATTGAACGTAAAAATGCTGCGTTAAAAGTGAGTATACAAGAGGGTTTATCTATCGCAAAGTTCGATCCTGAGCGTATTGCCCAAGTAATAATGGTTGTTCTAGATAATTCACTTAACTATAGCAATGAAGGGGGAACGATTAAGTTCGAGTGTTATCTTATAGATAACACCATAAAGATTATGATTTGTGATGAAGGAGAAGGTATTGCTCCAGAAATGATACCTTATATATTTGATCGTTACTTTAGAGGAGCAAACTCTCGCAGCAGCCAAGGTGCCGGTCTAGGTTTGGCTATTGCCAAGACCATCGTACAGAGTCATGGAGGAACTATCGATGTTGTTTCCACTTTAGGGGAAGGTAGCCAGTTTACTATCTTATTACCTCAAGAGAGCCCGACTGATGGCTAA